Proteins co-encoded in one SAR324 cluster bacterium genomic window:
- a CDS encoding glutathione peroxidase has product MRLLFSAFFLWASITNVSAANLFELTAPDIDGSNLPLSEFKGKVVLIVNTASRCGFTPQYEAMEEIFQKYRNQGFVVLGFPSNDFHQELSSNEEIKDFCEGYRISFPLFASSSVTGLNKQPVYEFLTNSSAYQAMRGEVRWNFEKFLVDRKGQVSARYPSTVSPNHPQLLNDVEKLL; this is encoded by the coding sequence ATGCGTCTTCTGTTCAGCGCCTTCTTCCTTTGGGCATCAATAACCAACGTATCGGCAGCAAATCTGTTTGAACTAACCGCCCCTGACATCGACGGCTCTAATCTGCCCCTCAGTGAATTCAAAGGCAAGGTGGTACTGATCGTCAACACTGCTTCTCGATGCGGATTTACTCCTCAATACGAGGCGATGGAGGAAATCTTTCAGAAATACCGCAATCAAGGATTTGTAGTCCTAGGTTTCCCAAGCAATGATTTCCATCAGGAATTGTCCAGCAATGAGGAAATCAAGGACTTCTGTGAGGGCTACAGAATCAGCTTCCCCTTATTTGCTAGTTCTTCTGTGACGGGATTGAACAAACAGCCCGTTTATGAGTTTTTGACCAATTCATCTGCCTACCAAGCAATGCGTGGGGAAGTACGCTGGAACTTTGAGAAGTTCCTCGTCGACAGGAAAGGGCAGGTCAGTGCTCGTTATCCTTCGACAGTCTCACCGAATCATCCACAACTTCTGAATGATGTTGAAAAGTTGCTCTAA
- a CDS encoding 30S ribosomal protein S1 translates to MTESISTSTELEPIVFFEESEDFDLLYDETLVGISEQEIITGVVTTIGKDYVTVDIGFKSDCLIPTEEFLNSEGTLTANIGDQVEVYVEALEEDDGITSISKTKAEKLRVWEKIGKIYEEDGIVTGAIINRIKGGLSVDIGVKAFLPGSQVDLRPVRNLDKLLGESFDFKILKFNQKRGNIVLSRRALLEIDREEKRKKTLEILHEGANILGVVKNITDYGVFVDLGGVDGLLHITDMTWGRIVHPSEMFSIGDEVEVLVLKYNPDEQKVSLGLKQKTQNPWESVSENYSAGTKITGRIVSLTDYGAFIELEPGVEGLIHVSEMSWTKKIRHPSKVVQLGQEVDAVVKEIDVERKRISLSMKEAEPNPWRLALDRYPIGSVVTGRVRNITDFGIFVGLDEGIDGLVHVSDISWAQRQRKPSEIARKGEEIEVKVLNIDVEQERLSLGIKQLTEDPWRNLDDHFPLNQEVVGRVVNITDFGIFVEVLEGVEGLVHISEIDGSVPKNKINDFYPVDTEVRARVIKIDPEERRLGLSIIEVKNAHFTGEGAVEEDEETNEEETA, encoded by the coding sequence GTGACCGAATCAATCTCCACTTCTACTGAACTTGAACCAATCGTTTTCTTTGAGGAAAGCGAAGACTTTGACCTGCTTTACGATGAGACCCTTGTTGGCATCAGCGAACAAGAAATCATCACCGGTGTTGTCACTACTATCGGCAAGGATTACGTAACTGTCGACATCGGCTTCAAATCAGATTGTCTGATCCCTACCGAAGAATTCCTGAACTCCGAAGGCACCCTTACAGCCAACATTGGTGACCAGGTCGAAGTTTATGTTGAGGCCTTGGAAGAAGACGATGGCATCACGAGCATCTCCAAAACAAAAGCTGAGAAACTCAGAGTCTGGGAGAAAATTGGCAAAATTTACGAAGAAGATGGAATCGTTACCGGCGCAATCATCAACCGAATTAAGGGCGGTCTATCCGTCGATATCGGTGTCAAGGCATTCTTGCCAGGTTCACAGGTAGATCTTCGCCCAGTTCGCAACTTGGACAAACTTCTGGGTGAGTCCTTTGACTTCAAAATTCTCAAGTTTAACCAGAAGCGTGGTAACATTGTCCTCTCTCGAAGAGCATTGCTGGAAATCGATCGAGAAGAGAAGCGCAAGAAGACCCTCGAAATTCTGCATGAAGGCGCAAATATTCTTGGTGTCGTCAAGAACATTACCGACTACGGTGTCTTCGTTGATTTGGGTGGAGTAGATGGATTGTTGCACATCACGGATATGACTTGGGGACGTATCGTTCACCCCTCTGAGATGTTCAGCATTGGAGACGAAGTTGAAGTACTGGTTCTGAAGTACAACCCAGATGAGCAGAAAGTATCCTTAGGACTGAAGCAGAAGACTCAGAATCCTTGGGAATCAGTTTCCGAGAACTATTCTGCGGGAACTAAAATTACAGGACGCATTGTCAGCCTTACGGATTATGGTGCCTTTATTGAGTTGGAGCCAGGTGTAGAGGGCTTGATTCACGTCTCCGAAATGTCCTGGACCAAGAAAATTCGCCATCCCTCCAAAGTGGTGCAACTTGGTCAAGAGGTCGATGCTGTGGTCAAGGAAATCGACGTGGAACGCAAGCGCATCTCTCTGTCCATGAAAGAGGCTGAACCGAATCCTTGGCGACTAGCTTTAGACCGATACCCCATCGGATCAGTCGTCACTGGTCGAGTGAGAAACATTACAGACTTCGGCATCTTTGTTGGACTCGATGAGGGCATTGATGGCCTCGTCCATGTATCCGATATCTCATGGGCTCAGCGCCAAAGAAAGCCTTCTGAGATTGCTCGAAAAGGTGAGGAAATTGAGGTTAAGGTCCTAAATATAGATGTTGAACAAGAGCGACTTTCATTGGGAATCAAGCAATTGACTGAAGATCCCTGGAGAAATCTGGACGATCACTTCCCCCTGAATCAAGAGGTAGTCGGACGAGTAGTGAATATCACTGATTTCGGTATCTTCGTGGAAGTGCTTGAAGGAGTAGAGGGACTGGTCCACATCTCAGAAATTGATGGCAGCGTCCCCAAGAATAAAATCAATGATTTCTATCCAGTTGATACAGAGGTGCGGGCTCGTGTGATCAAGATCGATCCAGAGGAAAGACGGCTGGGCCTGAGTATCATCGAGGTGAAGAATGCTCACTTCACTGGAGAAGGAGCCGTTGAAGAAGATGAGGAAACGAACGAAGAAGAAACCGCCTGA
- a CDS encoding YajQ family cyclic di-GMP-binding protein — protein MASSYSFDVVCQVDLQEVTNAVDQAKREITTRYDFRGSTAEIDLDKEEPSLQLTAEDEYKLQAVTDILLTKMLKRNVPVKSLVYGKTEPTGKVLKKKISIQQGLSKDQCKSINQQIKNLKVKVQPQVNGDLVRVTGKSKDDLQVVIQGLKDADFDFDMQFINYR, from the coding sequence ATGGCATCCAGTTACTCCTTTGATGTGGTCTGCCAAGTTGATCTTCAAGAAGTGACAAATGCAGTTGATCAAGCTAAACGGGAGATCACTACTCGCTATGACTTCCGTGGTTCCACTGCAGAAATTGATCTGGATAAAGAAGAACCGAGTCTACAATTGACTGCTGAAGATGAGTATAAATTGCAGGCAGTGACTGACATCCTTTTGACCAAGATGCTTAAGCGTAACGTGCCCGTCAAAAGCCTCGTCTACGGAAAGACCGAACCTACTGGAAAAGTCCTGAAGAAGAAGATTTCAATTCAACAGGGCCTCTCCAAGGACCAATGCAAAAGTATTAATCAGCAAATCAAGAACTTGAAAGTGAAAGTCCAACCCCAAGTGAACGGGGATTTGGTTCGTGTGACTGGCAAGAGCAAAGATGATTTACAGGTGGTCATCCAAGGATTGAAGGATGCCGATTTTGACTTTGATATGCAGTTTATCAACTACCGTTGA
- the prfB gene encoding peptide chain release factor 2 (programmed frameshift) — MLSEEISGRIVSLSERLGKLEGYLEVPVKTEHLKELEGRSSRGDFWELPAEERTTLLKEASQLGDLLENLNKMRQLQDDLEAAAELYREEEDTDLLQEIQTNLINLQQKLDSLEIFSLFSGENDDKDAIVNIHPGAGGTESTDWASMLYNMYLRWANDHDYSVEVMDYQPGEEAGLKSATFAVKGVHAYGRLRAEIGVHRLVRISPFDANKRRHTSFASVFVYADIDEEIEIDIRTDDLKIDTYRASGAGGQHVNTTDSAVRITHLPTGIVVQCQNERSQHKNRSSAMKILKARLYEREQALLNAEKDEQNSQKQDIAWGSQIRSYVLHPYQMVKDHRTGYEKGNSEAVLNGDLDGFIKAALSQKVC, encoded by the exons ATGTTGAGCGAAGAGATCAGTGGCCGAATCGTCAGCCTCTCGGAGCGCTTGGGCAAGCTAGAAGGGTATCTT GAAGTCCCTGTCAAAACTGAACATCTGAAAGAACTAGAAGGTCGCTCCTCACGAGGTGACTTCTGGGAATTACCTGCCGAAGAACGTACTACCTTATTGAAAGAAGCTTCGCAGTTGGGCGATTTGCTTGAAAATCTCAACAAGATGCGCCAACTCCAAGATGATTTAGAGGCCGCTGCAGAACTTTATCGTGAGGAAGAAGACACCGATCTTCTTCAGGAAATCCAGACAAACCTCATAAACCTGCAACAAAAGCTCGATAGTCTCGAAATCTTTAGCCTGTTCAGTGGGGAGAACGATGACAAAGACGCCATCGTCAATATTCATCCTGGAGCCGGAGGTACTGAATCTACAGATTGGGCTTCCATGCTATACAATATGTACCTTCGCTGGGCAAACGATCATGATTATTCTGTGGAAGTGATGGATTATCAGCCAGGCGAGGAGGCAGGCTTAAAATCAGCAACTTTTGCTGTGAAAGGAGTTCATGCCTACGGACGTTTGCGTGCAGAGATTGGGGTTCATCGACTCGTAAGAATTTCCCCTTTTGATGCTAACAAGCGAAGGCACACGTCATTTGCTTCCGTATTTGTCTATGCTGACATCGATGAAGAAATTGAGATTGATATCAGGACTGATGATTTAAAGATAGACACCTATCGGGCAAGTGGGGCTGGTGGGCAGCATGTGAACACCACAGACAGTGCTGTGCGCATTACGCACCTCCCAACTGGAATCGTTGTCCAGTGCCAAAATGAACGCTCGCAACACAAGAACCGCTCTTCTGCAATGAAAATCCTCAAAGCTCGACTTTATGAGCGTGAGCAAGCTCTGCTCAATGCAGAAAAAGATGAGCAAAATAGCCAAAAGCAAGACATTGCCTGGGGTAGCCAAATTCGAAGTTACGTGCTGCATCCATACCAGATGGTCAAAGATCATCGAACTGGCTATGAGAAGGGAAACTCGGAAGCTGTTCTGAATGGTGATTTAGACGGCTTTATCAAGGCAGCACTTTCCCAGAAAGTCTGCTGA
- a CDS encoding HAD hydrolase-like protein has product MSVGQEMNFDWLGYQLYLFDLDDTLLMTRAAIRASWRKTLQHQSLTGKTVEEWIETLRGFTLLYGTTADQEYWQAFAIEVTGELIKPHPFGEELCRTNRENYWQVLQPAPNIFSILERLREEGRQLALITNGLIELQTQKLTRVGLADYFQEHVYCSDQYAWAHQKPSPHMLNQVLEMCDMSPEAAVFFGNASIDVLAGNMAGVTTVAVAELNNPRELRLLTADYHLSEWPAEI; this is encoded by the coding sequence ATGAGTGTTGGTCAAGAGATGAACTTCGACTGGTTGGGTTATCAACTCTATCTTTTCGACCTCGATGATACCTTACTCATGACTCGTGCAGCGATACGGGCAAGTTGGCGCAAAACTCTTCAGCATCAGAGTTTGACAGGTAAAACTGTAGAGGAATGGATAGAGACCCTCCGAGGTTTTACGTTACTCTATGGAACCACTGCAGATCAGGAGTATTGGCAAGCATTTGCTATTGAAGTTACTGGGGAGTTGATCAAGCCCCATCCTTTTGGAGAAGAACTCTGTAGGACAAACCGAGAGAACTATTGGCAAGTACTCCAACCCGCTCCGAACATATTTAGTATTCTCGAACGTCTTCGCGAAGAAGGCCGTCAGTTGGCACTGATCACAAATGGGTTGATTGAACTACAAACTCAGAAATTAACTAGAGTTGGGCTAGCTGATTACTTTCAAGAACACGTCTATTGCTCCGACCAATATGCATGGGCTCATCAAAAACCTTCTCCACATATGCTGAACCAAGTCCTGGAGATGTGCGACATGAGTCCTGAAGCAGCTGTTTTCTTTGGAAACGCTTCGATTGATGTGCTAGCAGGCAACATGGCTGGGGTGACCACTGTTGCAGTCGCTGAGCTTAATAACCCTCGTGAGCTACGGTTACTAACAGCTGATTACCATCTTAGTGAGTGGCCCGCAGAGATCTGA